In Amaranthus tricolor cultivar Red isolate AtriRed21 chromosome 5, ASM2621246v1, whole genome shotgun sequence, a genomic segment contains:
- the LOC130812601 gene encoding beta-1,6-galactosyltransferase GALT29A, with protein sequence MVKSEDEKNVVRPPIWEIYSNESPKAIAHNLLRSNTFSPPMKRQVRPVFSLLLLFVVVATFGCRVAVRNGFGSVYWESDYSVVDANNNIPPLDLPVFNSTLLKLAEIEVGEFQLRKEIEQLMEGNFGNIAHLRTFATWRRFFNRGDSLARTSRGIPVTSRSPEFSRVWLKFRRCLGDWSRKKKFYPDIMDELVELVKVGIDKHNGLSLGAKKYSSCAVVGNSGILLSKDYGKLIDSHEAVIRLNNARIESFQKNVGSKTSISFVNSNILHLCARRGDCFCHPYGSNTPIVMYMCQPAQFLDYVVCNSSHKSPLIVTDPRFDVLCARIVKYYSLKRFADSPNKTLEQWNKAHDGSLFHYSSGMQAVMLALGVCDKVSLFGFGKSTGAKHHYHTNQKAELTLHDYLAEYDFYSDLVSRPRSIPFVSNKFKFPLVVIHR encoded by the coding sequence ATGGTAAAAAGTGAAGATGAAAAAAATGTTGTAAGACCACCCATATGGGAGATCTATTCAAATGAATCACCAAAGGCTATAGCACATAATCTTCTTAGGTCAAACACCTTTTCACCTCCCATGAAAAGGCAGGTTAGACCAGTATTTAgcttgttattgttatttgttgttGTCGCAACATTTGGTTGTAGGGTTGCAGTTAGGAATGGGTTTGGATCAGTGTATTGGGAAAGTGATTATTCAGTTGTTGATGCTAATAATAATATCCCACCATTGGATTTACCTGTTTTTAACTCCACATTACTTAAATTGGCTGAAATTGAAGTGGGTGAGTTTCAATTAAGGAAGGAAATTGAACAATTGATGGAGGGCAATTTTGGTAATATTGCCCACCTTCGAACCTTCGCCACGTGGCGAAGGTTCTTTAATAGAGGTGATAGCCTAGCTCGGACGTCGAGGGGGATCCCGGTGACTTCTCGGTCACCAGAGTTTTCTAGGGTTTGGTTGAAGTTTAGGAGGTGTTTGGGTGATTGGTCAAGAAAGAAGAAGTTTTACCCTGATATAATGGATGAATTAGTTGAGCTTGTGAAAGTTGGTATTGATAAGCATAATGGGTTGTCTTTAGGTGCAAAAAAATACTCATCTTGTGCTGTGGTTGGAAATAGTGGGATTTTATTGAGTAAAGATTATGGGAAATTGATTGATAGTCATGAAGCTGTAATTCGGTTGAATAATGCTAGGATTGAATCTTTTCAAAAGAATGTGGGTTCTAAAACAAGTATCTCATTTGTAAATAGTAACATTTTGCATCTTTGTGCAAGAAGAGGTGATTGTTTTTGCCACCCATATGGTTCTAATACCCCCATTGTTATGTACATGTGCCAACCCGCGCAATTCCTAGACTATGTTGTGTGTAACTCGTCCCATAAATCGCCTTTGATTGTTACCGATCCTCGGTTTGATGTGTTGTGTGCTCGGATTGTGAAGTATTACTCATTGAAACGGTTTGCAGATAGTCCGAACAAGACTCTTGAGCAATGGAACAAAGCCCATGACGGTTCTTTGTTCCATTACTCTTCGGGTATGCAAGCCGTAATGCTGGCATTAGGAGTTTGTGATAAAGTTAGCCTCTTTGGGTTTGGGAAATCGACCGGTGCTAAGCATCATTACCATACCAATCAAAAGGCAGAGCTCACGTTGCACGATTACTTGGCCGAGTATGATTTTTACAGCGATTTAGTTTCGAGGCCTCGCTCAATACCATTCGTTTCCAACAAATTCAAGTTCCCTCTTGTGGTAATTCATCGTTGA
- the LOC130812598 gene encoding protein ADP-ribosyltransferase PARP3 isoform X2, whose amino-acid sequence MKSPISDLLKKYQDPKQRHHKEIPPADKPFTGMVMCLSGRLSRTHQYWKKEIERHGGKVANTAIGVSCLVVSPMERERGGSSKVSEAIERGIPVVREAWLIDCIDKQELQPLESYDCISDRSAYGKGIPWDKQDSSEEAIESLTAELKMYGKRGVYKDTMLQQQGGKILEKDGLLYNCGFSLCDQGRNINEIAITQLITVPEQKLYLYYKRGKTGDDPSAEERQEEWDSLDDAIKEFARLFEELTGNEFLPWEKEKKFQKKPQKFHVIDMDDGVEVRYGGLALRQLGAAAAHCKLDPVVASFMKILCGQEIYRYALMEMGLDSPDLPIGMVTDLHLKRCEDALVQFIEKLKSQEQEGPKTEALWSEFSSKWFTLVHSTRPFIFKDVLELADHAAAPLEAVRDIVTASHLIGDMSGSTLDDPLSDRYKKLGCKISALDQESKDYKMIVNYLEKTYEPIRIGEISYDVSVENILAVDLSSGPSYEEIKKLPNKVLLWCGTRSSNLLRHLQKGFLPAICSLPAPGYMFGRAIVCSDASAEAAKYGFTAIDRPEGFLVLAVASLGKEIIKVTSPPEDTESLEKRKVGVKGLGRKKTDESEHFVWKDDIKVPCGKLVVASPEPKDSILDFNEYAVYDPNQVKISFLVGVKYIEKNVVYDVAE is encoded by the exons ATGAAATCTCCAATTTCAGAT TTGCTGAAGAAGTACCAGGATCCAAAGCAGCGTCATCATAAGGAAATACCTCCAGCTGATAAGCCTTTCACAGGAATGGTGATGTGTTTGTCTGGTCGACTTTCTCGAACTCAT CAATACTGGAAGAAAGAAATTGAGAGGCATGGAGGCAAAGTGGCCAATACAGCTATCG GTGTGTCGTGTTTAGTTGTTTCTCCTATGGAAAGAGAGCGTGGTGGTTCATCAAAAGTCTCCGAAGCAAT AGAAAGAGGCATACCCGTGGTACGCGAAGCATGGTTGATTGACTGCATCGACAAACAAGAGCTACAACCTTTAGAGTCCTACGATTGTATTTCTGATCGATCTGCTTACGGCAAAGGAATTCCATGGGACAAACAGGACTCCAGTGAAGAAGCCATTGAATCCCTCACTGCTGAG CTGAAAATGTATGGAAAGAGGGGTGTCTACAAAGACACAATGCTCCAGCAACAAGGAGGAAAGATCTTGGAGAAAGATGGGTTACTCTACAACTGCGGTTTTTCTCTTTGCGACCAAGGGCGCAACATCAACGA GATTGCTATTACACAGCTGATAACGGTACCTGAGCAAAAGTTATATCTTTATTACAAGAGAGGCAAGACAGGAGATGATCCTTCAGCAGAAGAGAGGCAGGAAGAATGGGACAGCCTTGATGACGCCATAAAGGAATTCGCTCGGCTTTTTGAGGAATTGACGGGAAATGAGTTCTTACCGTGggagaaagagaagaaatttcagaaaaaaccacaaaaatttCATGTCATAGATATG GATGATGGAGTTGAGGTGAGATATGGTGGGTTGGCGCTGCGGCAACTAGGAGCTGCTGCTGCACATTGTAAACTAGATCCTGTGGTTGcaagtttcatgaaaattcTATGCGGTCAAGAGATTTATAG GTATGCTCTGATGGAGATGGGACTGGATTCGCCAGACTTACCGATTGGGATGGTTACTGACCTGCATCTTAAACGAT GTGAAGATGCTTTAGTGCAATTTATAGAGAAGTTGAAATCACAGGAGCAGGAAGGGCCAAAGACTGAAGCACTCTGGTCGGAATTCAGCTCGAAATGGTTTACCCTTGTGCATTCCACCCGACCTTTCATCTTCAAGGATGTGCTAGAACTTGCTGATCAT GCCGCAGCTCCTCTAGAAGCGGTTAGGGACATAGTCACGGCTTCACACCTAATAGGTGACATGAGTGGTTCAACATTGGATGATCCTCTGTCGGATCGTTACAAAAAGCTCGGGTGCAAAATATCCGCTCTCGACCAAGAGTCTAAGGATTACAAAATGATAGTCAATTACTTGGAGAAGACTTATGAACCGATCAGAATAGGCGAAATT AGTTATGATGTTTCTGTGGAGAATATTCTTGCTGTTGATTTGAGCAGTGGACCATCTTATGAAGAGATAAAGAAGCTGCCAAACAAAGTTCTGTTGTGGTGTG GGACTCGGAGTTCGAATCTTCTGAGACATCTACAAAAGGGTTTCCTCCCTGCAATCTGTTCTCTTCCAGCTCCTGGCTACATG TTTGGGAGGGCAATCGTCTGCTCTGATGCCTCAGCAGAGGCTGCAAAATACGGGTTCACAGCAATTGACAGGCCTGAAGGTTTCCTAGTACTAGCAGTTGCCTCTCTAGGAAAGGAAATAATTAAGGTTACTAGCCCACCGGAGGATACAGAGTCTTTAGAGAAAAGGAAGGTAGGAGTGAAAGGTTTAGGGAGGAAGAAAACCGATGAGAGTGAGCATTTTGTTTGGAAAGACGACATCAAGGTTCCTTGTGGGAAACTCGTCGTAGCATCACCGGAGCCAAAAGATAGCATCCTGGACTTTAATGAGTATGCTGTCTATGATCCAAACCAA GTGAAAATAAGCTTCTTGGTGGGAGTGAAGTACATAGAGAAAAATGTAGTATATGACGTGGCTGAATGA
- the LOC130812600 gene encoding protein FAR1-RELATED SEQUENCE 4-like, translating into MESNATMTSSNLEPREDMEFDSHEAAYEFYKEYAKSVGFGTAKLSSRRSRASKEFIDAKFSCIRYGNKQQSDDAINPRPSPKIGCKASLHVKRKEDGKWYVHNFVKDHNHELLPAQAHFFQSHRDLDLLKNDVRLRKRKLLASMSKQFNVYQKVGCLENLKRSQHAKGRSLSLEIGDAQMLLDLLMQMQEEDPKFFYALDLNEEQRLRNVFWVDAKGQTDYSYFNDVVSLDTTYARNNYKIPLVLLVGVNHHIQPLLLGCALIADESVHTFLWLVQTWLIAVGGQPPQVLLTDENSALKTAIAELLPSTRHCFCFWHIFEKIPKKLDHINIWLDDFMEKFNKCIFKSWTEEQFEKRWLKLLEKFELRDDEWLRSIYVDRVHWVPVFMRNISFAGLSANSRSECLNSYFDKYVNEESSLGEFLEQYKLLSSDRYEEEAKAEFDAWHEAPELKSPSPFEKQMSWVYTHEILKKFQVEVLGAAACHLKKEKEDATGITYTVKDFESNQDFTVEWNESSSEICCLCRLFEYHGFLCRHAIVVLQMSGVFNIPSKYVLQRWTNASLSRHSISGKLDEVQAKVRRYNGLCRRALILAEEGSLSIDSYNVAVSAMRDAFQQCYDGNSSFEKDLRPNSSIYLINCNGFDSQGSHSRLCDGELDRGSSEISTVPMRPEFGKETISSNMNVNTQENAVLDQDITAVGSEHGFTQMETPNTRPALLHDMFPVPFHTSMSSMIRGTGPGQFQHAIWQQRHADGG; encoded by the exons ATGGAGTCTAATGCCACCATGACTAGCTCAAATTTGGAGCCTCGTGAAGACATGGAGTTTGATTCACATGAGGCAGcatatgaattttataaagaatatGCCAAGTCTGTGGGATTTGGAACTGCTAAGTTGAGTAGTCGCCGCTCTAGGGCATCCAAGGAATTTATCGACGCAAAATTTTCATGCATCAGATATGGGAACAAACAGCAGTCTGATGATGCTATAAATCCACGGCCTTCTCCCAAGATTGGTTGCAAGGCAAGCTTGCATGTAAAAAGAAAGGAAGATGGAAAGTGGTATGTGCACAATTTTGTCAAGGACCACAACCATGAACTTTTACCTGCACAAGCTCATTTCTTCCAAAGCCATAGAGATCTGGACCTACTCAAGAATGATGTTCGATTGCGCAAACGTAAACTTTTAGCTTCTATGTCCAAACAATTCAATGTGTATCAGAAAGTTGGGTGTTTGGAGAATCTTAAGAGAAGTCAGCATGCGAAGGGCCGAAGCTTGTCTTTAGAAATCGGAGATGCCCAAATGCTGCTTGACCTCTTGATGCAAATGCAGGAAGAGGATCCAAAATTCTTCTATGCCTTGGATTTGAATGAAGAGCAACGGTTGAGAAATGTGTTTTGGGTTGATGCGAAAGGTCAAACTGATTATAGTTATTTTAATGATGTGGTGTCTTTAGATACAACATATGCTAGGAACAACTACAAGATTCCTCTTGTTCTGTTGGTTGGAGTTAATCATCATATTCAGCCACTTTTACTTGGTTGTGCGCTGATTGCAGATGAATCAGTGCACACTTTTCTTTGGTTGGTGCAGACATGGCTTATAGCGGTCGGTGGACAGCCTCCTCAAGTTCTGCTTACTGATGAAAACAGTGCACTCAAAACAGCTATTGCCGAACTTCTCCCTTCCACTCGTCATTGCTTTTGTTTTTGGCATATCTTTGAAAAGATCCCGAAGAAATTAGATCATATTAATATTTGGCTTGATGATTTCATGGAGAAGTTTAATAAATGCATCTTTAAATCATGGACAGAAGAGCAATTTGAGAAGAGATGGTTGAAGTTGCTCGAGAAATTTGAACTTCGAGATGATGAATGGCTTAGATCAATTTATGTAGATCGTGTCCATTGGGTTCCAGTATTTATGAGAAACATATCATTTGCTGGGCTGTCTGCTAATTCACGGTCTGAATGTTTGAACTCTTATTTTGATAAATATGTCAACGAGGAGTCTTCTTTGGGAGAATTTCTAGAACAATATAAGCTTTTATCTAGTGATAGATATGAAGAAGAGGCCAAAGCAGAATTTGATGCATGGCATGAAGCTCCTGAATTGAAGTCTCCATCTCCTTTTGAGAAGCAGATGTCCTGGGTGTACActcatgaaattttaaaaaagtttcaAGTAGAAGTCTTGGGAGCTGCTGCGTGCCatctaaaaaaggaaaaagaagatgCAACTGGCATAACATATACTGTTAAAGATTTTGAGAGTAACCAAGACTTCACTGTTGAATGGAATGAATCGAGCTCCGAGATCTGTTGTTTGTGCCGTTTGTTTGAATACCATGGCTTCCTTTGTCGACATGCTATTGTCGTTCTTCAAATGTCTGGTGTATTTAACATTCCTTCTAAATATGTTCTACAACGTTGGACTAATGCCTCATTAAGTAGGCATTCTATTAGTGGGAAACTGGACGAGGTGCAAGCCAAAGTACGTAGGTACAACGGTCTTTGTCGGCGAGCCTTAATCTTGGCTGAAGAAGGCTCTCTGTCTATAGATAGCTATAATGTAGCAGTATCAGCTATGAGAGATGCTTTTCAGCAGTGCTATGATGGAAATAGTTCTTTTGAAAAAGATCTAAGACCCAATTCTTCaatttatttgatcaattgCAATGGATTTGATTCACAAGGTAGCCATTCAAGATTATGCGATGGGGAGCTAGATAGAGGATCAAGTGAGATAAGTACGGTTCCCATGAGACCCGAGTTTGGAAAGGAGACAATCAGCAGCAATATGAATGTAAACACCCAAGAAAAC GCAGTACTTGACCAAGACATCACAGCCGTTGGATCTGAACATGGCTTTACTCAAATG GAAACCCCGAATACAAGGCCTGCACTTCTACACGATATGTTTCCAGTACCCTTTCATACTTCAATGTCGAGTATGATTCGAGGGACAGGACCAGGACAATTTCAGCATGCAATATGGCAACAGAGACATGCTGACGGTGGTTAA
- the LOC130813553 gene encoding uncharacterized protein LOC130813553, whose amino-acid sequence MSQYIDKSWINKQRNTEAYIKGVSDFMEFAKKGTQNGFIRCPCCKCQIDRKKVLPLEEVERHILFKGFYKEYKDWIFHGPMTVAKNACNQIEIPFIASNESENLGQDDILGELNEEGLANETIEEPNLQYETDEFPSQQPNVNFFFEEVKFSKLYEAFNEPLYEGCTSFSKLSFILHLFHLKCLFKWPDKSFSILIDLLLDAFRQIKNFPSSYYQAKKLIMDLGFEYEKIHACPNDCTLYWGEMAGKDSCPKCSCLRWKGETDKGKVPAKVMRYFPLIPKLRRMYMSSKISKDMRWNDECRHDDGVLIHPADGQAWKEFNVRYPGFSNDARSVRLGLTSDGFNPYRLMNTTYSTWPIILIPYNLPPWSCMKPSSFILSMIIPGKEGPGNNIDIYMRPLIHELKLLWKGVNAFDSYAMLSAWSTKGYNACPECNYSTPSTRVGNKICYIGHRKWLPKDHPFRFQNSLFDGTEEHGSAPSPMVDVLREQQTLEHEYGKIQKSCKRRKRQSISDIDVNDPKILWTKRSIFFDLPYWEHNILRHNLTVMHIEKNVCDNLLGTLMNMDGKSKDDEFARLFFENRNVKPHIWLQRHSDNEFIMPLAPYCMTGVGKESFLYVLASIKFLDGYGSNLSRCVNLKNKKLMNLKSHDNHILMQDILPIALKSSQASTVIDLIDDLSSFFKSVCAKEIDPNYLDALKSKIIDVLCRMEIEFLPPFFTIMVHLLIHLIKEVKLAGPVHYKWMYPIERYLAHLKTFLRNRAQPEGSIAEGYILEETITFCSRYLEGVETLFNRPRRNDDDNENGSSFLFNACAYQASERTRKTQNSGVMVAADGIKYYGRLTNILEVDYLGFYKVVAYRCDWWTYQATQVFYVKDKSKNGWNYVVETKPRDLFDV is encoded by the exons ATGTCTCAATATATTGATAAGAGTTGgataaataaacaaagaaatACAGAAGCTTATATAAAGGGGGTTAGTGACTTTATGGAATTTGCAAAGAAAGGGACACAAAATGGTTTCATTAGATGCCCTTGTTGCAAGTGTCAAATTGATAGAAAGAAAGTATTACCACTAGAGGAGGTTGAAAGACACATTTTGTTTAAAGGGTTTTATAAAGAATACAAGGATTGGATATTTCATGGACCTATGACTGTTGCGAAGAATGCGTGTAATCAAATAGAGATTCCATTTATAGCTTCCAATGAATCAGAAAATTTAGGTCAAGATGATATATTAGG TGAACTAAATGAAGAGGGGTTAGCTAATGAGACTATAGAGGAACCTAATTTGCAATATGAAACCGATGAATTTCCTTCACAACAACCTAATGTgaactttttttttgaagaagtCAAATTTAGCAAGCTttatgaagcttttaatgaaccTCTTTATGAAGGTTGTACTTCCTTTTCAAAGCTATCATTCATCTTGCACCTTTTTCATCTTAAGTGCTTGTTCAAGTGGCCAGATAAATCATTCTCAATATTGATTGATCTTTTACTTGATGCATTtcgacaaataaaaaattttccttcCTCATACTATCAAGCCAAGAAATTGATCATGGATTTAGGTTTTGAATATGAAAAGATCCATGCATGTCCTAATGATTGCACATTATATTGGGGTGAGATGGCTGGAAAGGATTCTTGCCCTAAATGTTCTTGTTTAAGATGGAAGGGTGAAACAGATAAGGGTAAGGTTCCAGCAAAGGTGATGAGATATTTTCCTTTGATTCCTAAATTACGAAGGATGTATATGTCATCTAAGATATCTAAGGACATGAGATGGAATGATGAATGTAGACATGATGATGGAGTTCTTATACACCCGGCTGATGGACAAGCATGGAAGGAATTTAATGTCCGATACCCAGGGTTTTCCAATGATGCTCGTAGTGTAAGACTTGGTCTTACTAGTGATGGTTTCAATCCTTATCGTCTAATGAACACAACCTATAGTACATGgccaataattttaattccttATAACCTACCTCCATGGTCGTGTATGAAGCCATCTTCATTTATTTTGTCAATGATTATTCCTGGCAAGGAAGGGCCAGGGAATAATATTGACATTTATATGCGTCCTTTGATACATGAGTTGAAATTATTGTGGAAAGGTGTCAATGCTTTTGATTC TTACGCCATGTTATCAGCATGGAGTACTAAGGGTTATAATGCTTGTCCTGAGTGTAATTACTCAACTCCCTCTACACGAGTCGGAAATAAGATATGTTACATAGGACATCGTAAATGGTTACCTAAGGATCATCCTTTTAGATTTCaaaatagtttgtttgatggaaCTGAAGAACATGGTAGTGCTCCTTCACCTATGGTTGATGTTTTAAGAGAGCAACAAACTTTAGAGCATGAGTATGGGAAAATTCAAAAGTCATGTAAAAGACGAAAACGACAATCCATAAGTGATATTGATGTCAATGATCCTAAGATTCTTTGGACTAAGAGGAGTATATTTTTTGACCTTCCTTATTGGGAGCATAATATTCTTCGTCACAACTTAACTGtcatgcatatagagaaaaatgtgtgTGATAATCTACTTGGAACTTTGATGAACATGGATGGAAAAAGTAAAGATGATGAATTTGCTCGCTTGTTTTTTGAAAATAGAAACGTGAAGCCACATATTTGGCTACAGCGTCATAGTGACAATGAATTCATCATGCCACTCGCCCCATATTGTATGACTGGGGTAGGTAAAGAGTCATTTCTATATGTTTTGGCAAGTATTAAATTTCTTGATGGATATGGTTCAAACCTTTCAAGATGTGTGAACTTGAAAAACAAGAAGCTTATGAATCTTAAGAGTCATGACAACCACATATTAATGCAAGATATCCTTCCAATAGCATTGAAATCATCTCAAGCCTCCACAGTTATTGATCTTATTGATGATCTATCATCATTTTTTAAGTCCGTTTGTGCAAAGGAAATCGATCCTAATTATCTTGATGCTTTAAAATCCAAGATAATAGATGTATTGTGTCGAATGGAGATTGAATTCCTTCCTCCTTTTTTCACTATCATGGTTCATTTGTTAATTCATCTTATTAAGGAGGTAAAGCTCGCAGGACCTGTTCATTACAAATGGATGTATCCAATTGAAAG GTACTTAGCCCATCTCAAAACATTTTTGAGAAATAGAGCTCAACCAGAAGGTTCTATTGCCGAGGGTTATATTCTTGAGGAAACAATTACCTTTTGCTCTAGATATTTAGAAGGCGTAGAAACACTCTTCAATCGACCACGTCGCaacgatgatgataatgaaaatgGATCTAGTTTTTTGTTCAATGCTTGTGCTTATCAAGCTAGTGAAAGAACTCGTAAAACTCAAAATAGTGGAGTAATGGTGGCAGCCGATGGAATTAAGTACTATGGAAGATTAACAAATATACTTGAAGTTGACTACCTTGGATTCTATAAAGTCGTGGCTTATCGTTGTGATTGGTGGACATA TCAAGCTACACAAGTTTTTTATGTTAAGGACAAATCAAAAAATGGTTGGAATTATGTAGTTGAAACTAAGCCTAGGGACTTGTTTGATGTTTGA
- the LOC130812598 gene encoding protein ADP-ribosyltransferase PARP3 isoform X1 yields MKTRKQKVSEQTEQQSPTKKAKQENKNENENVKTTNGKPTSKEYEEFCKAITDTLSIDQIKEILQVNGQDPSSIPDETLISQCQDLLYYGALLECRACGGNLVFNGNSYSCTGALSEWSSCTYKTKNPPRKQDPIKLPDSVMKSPISDLLKKYQDPKQRHHKEIPPADKPFTGMVMCLSGRLSRTHQYWKKEIERHGGKVANTAIGVSCLVVSPMERERGGSSKVSEAIERGIPVVREAWLIDCIDKQELQPLESYDCISDRSAYGKGIPWDKQDSSEEAIESLTAELKMYGKRGVYKDTMLQQQGGKILEKDGLLYNCGFSLCDQGRNINEIAITQLITVPEQKLYLYYKRGKTGDDPSAEERQEEWDSLDDAIKEFARLFEELTGNEFLPWEKEKKFQKKPQKFHVIDMDDGVEVRYGGLALRQLGAAAAHCKLDPVVASFMKILCGQEIYRYALMEMGLDSPDLPIGMVTDLHLKRCEDALVQFIEKLKSQEQEGPKTEALWSEFSSKWFTLVHSTRPFIFKDVLELADHAAAPLEAVRDIVTASHLIGDMSGSTLDDPLSDRYKKLGCKISALDQESKDYKMIVNYLEKTYEPIRIGEISYDVSVENILAVDLSSGPSYEEIKKLPNKVLLWCGTRSSNLLRHLQKGFLPAICSLPAPGYMFGRAIVCSDASAEAAKYGFTAIDRPEGFLVLAVASLGKEIIKVTSPPEDTESLEKRKVGVKGLGRKKTDESEHFVWKDDIKVPCGKLVVASPEPKDSILDFNEYAVYDPNQVKISFLVGVKYIEKNVVYDVAE; encoded by the exons ATGAAGACAAGGAAGCAAAAGGTAAGTGAGCAAACAGAACAACAATCCCCAACTAAGAAAGCGAAGCAAGAGAATAAGAATGAGAATGAGAACGTCAAGACTACTAATGGAAAACCAACTTCTAAAGAGTATGAAGAGTTTTGCAAGGCTATTACAGATACTCTTTCTATTGACCAAATTAAGGAGATTCTTCAAGTTAACGGTCAGGACCCTTCGTCTATTCCTGATGAGACCCTCATTTCTCAATG CCAAGACTTGTTATATTATGGAGCACTGCTGGAATGCCGGGCATGCGGAGGCAATTTAGTATTCAATGGAAATAGTTACTCTTGCACCGGGGCGCTGAGTGAATGGTCTAGTTGCACCTACAAGACCAAAAATCCTCCTAGGAAGCAAGACCCTATCAAGTTACCAGACTCAGTTATGAAATCTCCAATTTCAGAT TTGCTGAAGAAGTACCAGGATCCAAAGCAGCGTCATCATAAGGAAATACCTCCAGCTGATAAGCCTTTCACAGGAATGGTGATGTGTTTGTCTGGTCGACTTTCTCGAACTCAT CAATACTGGAAGAAAGAAATTGAGAGGCATGGAGGCAAAGTGGCCAATACAGCTATCG GTGTGTCGTGTTTAGTTGTTTCTCCTATGGAAAGAGAGCGTGGTGGTTCATCAAAAGTCTCCGAAGCAAT AGAAAGAGGCATACCCGTGGTACGCGAAGCATGGTTGATTGACTGCATCGACAAACAAGAGCTACAACCTTTAGAGTCCTACGATTGTATTTCTGATCGATCTGCTTACGGCAAAGGAATTCCATGGGACAAACAGGACTCCAGTGAAGAAGCCATTGAATCCCTCACTGCTGAG CTGAAAATGTATGGAAAGAGGGGTGTCTACAAAGACACAATGCTCCAGCAACAAGGAGGAAAGATCTTGGAGAAAGATGGGTTACTCTACAACTGCGGTTTTTCTCTTTGCGACCAAGGGCGCAACATCAACGA GATTGCTATTACACAGCTGATAACGGTACCTGAGCAAAAGTTATATCTTTATTACAAGAGAGGCAAGACAGGAGATGATCCTTCAGCAGAAGAGAGGCAGGAAGAATGGGACAGCCTTGATGACGCCATAAAGGAATTCGCTCGGCTTTTTGAGGAATTGACGGGAAATGAGTTCTTACCGTGggagaaagagaagaaatttcagaaaaaaccacaaaaatttCATGTCATAGATATG GATGATGGAGTTGAGGTGAGATATGGTGGGTTGGCGCTGCGGCAACTAGGAGCTGCTGCTGCACATTGTAAACTAGATCCTGTGGTTGcaagtttcatgaaaattcTATGCGGTCAAGAGATTTATAG GTATGCTCTGATGGAGATGGGACTGGATTCGCCAGACTTACCGATTGGGATGGTTACTGACCTGCATCTTAAACGAT GTGAAGATGCTTTAGTGCAATTTATAGAGAAGTTGAAATCACAGGAGCAGGAAGGGCCAAAGACTGAAGCACTCTGGTCGGAATTCAGCTCGAAATGGTTTACCCTTGTGCATTCCACCCGACCTTTCATCTTCAAGGATGTGCTAGAACTTGCTGATCAT GCCGCAGCTCCTCTAGAAGCGGTTAGGGACATAGTCACGGCTTCACACCTAATAGGTGACATGAGTGGTTCAACATTGGATGATCCTCTGTCGGATCGTTACAAAAAGCTCGGGTGCAAAATATCCGCTCTCGACCAAGAGTCTAAGGATTACAAAATGATAGTCAATTACTTGGAGAAGACTTATGAACCGATCAGAATAGGCGAAATT AGTTATGATGTTTCTGTGGAGAATATTCTTGCTGTTGATTTGAGCAGTGGACCATCTTATGAAGAGATAAAGAAGCTGCCAAACAAAGTTCTGTTGTGGTGTG GGACTCGGAGTTCGAATCTTCTGAGACATCTACAAAAGGGTTTCCTCCCTGCAATCTGTTCTCTTCCAGCTCCTGGCTACATG TTTGGGAGGGCAATCGTCTGCTCTGATGCCTCAGCAGAGGCTGCAAAATACGGGTTCACAGCAATTGACAGGCCTGAAGGTTTCCTAGTACTAGCAGTTGCCTCTCTAGGAAAGGAAATAATTAAGGTTACTAGCCCACCGGAGGATACAGAGTCTTTAGAGAAAAGGAAGGTAGGAGTGAAAGGTTTAGGGAGGAAGAAAACCGATGAGAGTGAGCATTTTGTTTGGAAAGACGACATCAAGGTTCCTTGTGGGAAACTCGTCGTAGCATCACCGGAGCCAAAAGATAGCATCCTGGACTTTAATGAGTATGCTGTCTATGATCCAAACCAA GTGAAAATAAGCTTCTTGGTGGGAGTGAAGTACATAGAGAAAAATGTAGTATATGACGTGGCTGAATGA